Proteins co-encoded in one Vibrio fortis genomic window:
- a CDS encoding 3-phenylpropionate MFS transporter → MFNPSPYGWISQYFIGFFFAYGVYLPFWALWFEDQGVSAGDIGVLIGVGFATRCVANLLITPRVHKAEHLMPALRWLSLAALIFVAFHFFTGGSFLLMLLATILFNLCCGPVVPLSDAMANYYSRLKVLDYGRTRLWGSIAFIAGSTVVGYLVAQFGTDMILYTALAGVFVSLILAMRNPNLMPVTQSEQHQVRPKLGALMRERSVVKFLALMALLQGSHAAYYSFSAIYWKEAGHSEAIIGYLWSLGVVAEVGVFALSKRLFSGMALRTLFVIAALGVIARWGITASTTDILGLVLVQLLHGVTFAMAHIAAIQYIQSEEENKMVALQALYNAIPLGAFIALMTTLSGWGYELWGANIFWVMAAMGVFALFIKLDERSSVVDVELEVTPAKAEN, encoded by the coding sequence ATGTTTAACCCTTCCCCTTATGGGTGGATATCTCAGTATTTCATTGGTTTCTTTTTCGCTTACGGTGTGTATCTGCCGTTTTGGGCATTATGGTTTGAAGACCAAGGGGTTTCAGCAGGCGATATCGGTGTGTTGATCGGTGTGGGTTTTGCGACGCGATGTGTGGCGAACCTCTTGATTACACCACGTGTACATAAAGCGGAGCACTTAATGCCTGCGCTGCGCTGGCTCAGTTTAGCGGCGCTGATTTTTGTAGCGTTTCATTTCTTTACCGGTGGTAGCTTCCTACTAATGCTGTTAGCGACCATCTTGTTTAACCTCTGTTGTGGGCCAGTGGTTCCGTTATCCGACGCCATGGCTAACTACTACAGCCGACTTAAGGTATTGGACTACGGCCGCACACGACTCTGGGGGTCGATTGCGTTTATTGCTGGTTCGACGGTAGTTGGTTATCTGGTCGCGCAATTTGGCACCGATATGATCTTATATACGGCATTGGCAGGTGTGTTTGTCTCTCTGATACTGGCAATGCGAAACCCAAATCTGATGCCAGTGACACAATCTGAACAACACCAAGTGCGTCCGAAGTTGGGAGCCTTGATGCGTGAGCGCTCGGTGGTGAAGTTCCTTGCCTTAATGGCGCTGCTGCAGGGCAGTCACGCTGCTTACTACAGTTTTAGCGCGATTTATTGGAAAGAAGCGGGCCACTCTGAAGCCATCATTGGCTATTTATGGAGTTTAGGGGTGGTTGCTGAAGTGGGTGTGTTTGCTTTAAGTAAACGACTTTTCTCAGGCATGGCGCTCAGAACATTATTTGTTATTGCTGCGTTGGGCGTGATTGCGCGTTGGGGTATCACCGCATCAACAACCGATATTTTGGGGCTGGTACTTGTGCAGTTGCTGCATGGTGTGACGTTCGCGATGGCACATATTGCGGCGATCCAATACATCCAATCGGAAGAAGAGAATAAGATGGTGGCACTGCAAGCTCTTTATAATGCGATCCCACTTGGTGCCTTTATCGCGTTGATGACTACTTTAAGTGGTTGGGGCTATGAGCTGTGGGGCGCGAATATTTTCTGGGTGATGGCGGCAATGGGTGTATTTGCTCTGTTTATTAAACTTGATGAGCGCAGTTCAGTGGTGGATGTCGAATTGGAAGTGACTCCAGCTAAAGCAGAGAATTAG
- a CDS encoding hybrid sensor histidine kinase/response regulator, producing MQGWIVIPVSLAYLGVLFLIAWYGDRQTRWLSRWRPWIYSLSIAVYCTSWTFYGTVGQASNNPWSFLPIYIAPILVFTLCWRILARLIVIAKREHITSIADFIAARYGKSQGLAVTVTIIAVVGILPYIALQLRGITMGLDIVAPSLAQDFGYQDYHVSWFVVGALAIFTMLFGTRHIDNTEHHRGMMMAVAFESIVKLVAFLIVGLFIIYVATSSDKIDLLEVAAQTYESPNIPTLIIHTVLTMLAIVCLPRQFHTMVVENERPQDLHTARWLFPVYLILMGLFVLPIAWAGQGLLTGMPADTYVISLPMAEGANNIALLAFLGGTSAASGMVIVSTIALAIMVSNDLVMPLLLRRMRLTQRTHRHFSGLLLVIRRALILLLLLGAWGFYQALDSIHSLSAIGFLSFAAIAQFAPALIGGMYWRLGNRKGVYVGLLFGSLIWLITLMSQTSMLAGDQESNLLLWLITPPDLLANWDVSSSNWGIVLSITVNTLCYVVISLSTRPSLSERLQSAAFVGAPLPENENMSLYQSRVTVAELEMLASRFVGRKRAKSAFQAYWQQQGRPLLPNQQSPASLIRHAERVLAGVFGASSAKLVLTSALQGRNMQLEEVATIVDEASELYDFSRGLLQGAIEHIGQGIAVVDQQLRLVAWNQRYLELFVFPSGLIQVGRPIADVIRHNAEQGLCGPGDPEDHVKRRIFHLEQGTRHTSSRVRPDGRVIEVQGNPMPSGGFVMSFTDITVFRQAEQALKDANESLESRVHERTQELEKLNQRLVKATQVSEQESQSKSRFLAAVSHDLMQPLNAARLFASSLSEVAKEQEVKQLSSHIESALGAAEDLIGDLLDISRLESGKLETNVHGFAINDVLSNLNAEFSALAGQQNIDFHMVPSSLFIQSDPKLLRRVIQNFLTNAFRYNPSGKVVLGARRVNGRVRIDVWDNGTGIDEDKQQEIFEEFTRGSQVRSDQGLGLGLAISKGIAHVLGHEISMRSWPDEGSVFSITLPRAEKVVAAPQVAAPTVNSEIAQLKILCVDNERDILVGMENLIGRWGCDVRTAGDLVESLKCLEDSWQPDVIFSDYRLDNGRTGLEVLQQCRLRLGDSFEGVIISADRTDDMLAAIKAHGFSFIAKPVKPLKLRAVLNRVA from the coding sequence ATGCAAGGATGGATCGTAATCCCCGTCTCACTCGCCTATTTGGGCGTGCTGTTTTTAATTGCTTGGTATGGAGATCGACAAACGCGTTGGTTATCGCGTTGGCGACCTTGGATCTACAGTCTGTCTATTGCAGTTTACTGTACCTCGTGGACCTTCTACGGCACCGTGGGGCAAGCCAGTAACAACCCTTGGTCTTTTCTTCCTATCTATATCGCCCCTATTCTTGTTTTTACTTTGTGTTGGCGGATATTGGCGCGGCTGATTGTTATAGCCAAGCGTGAACATATCACCTCGATTGCCGACTTCATTGCGGCTCGTTATGGCAAGTCACAAGGACTTGCGGTGACCGTAACCATTATCGCCGTGGTGGGGATTCTTCCATATATCGCCTTGCAATTGCGTGGTATCACCATGGGGCTCGATATTGTTGCTCCGAGTCTGGCGCAAGATTTTGGTTATCAGGATTACCACGTTTCTTGGTTTGTGGTGGGGGCCTTAGCCATCTTTACGATGTTGTTTGGTACCCGTCATATCGATAACACCGAACACCACCGCGGGATGATGATGGCGGTCGCGTTTGAATCGATCGTCAAGCTGGTGGCATTTTTAATCGTCGGACTGTTTATCATTTATGTCGCAACCAGCAGCGATAAGATTGACTTGCTGGAAGTGGCTGCGCAGACCTATGAATCACCGAATATTCCCACCCTCATTATTCATACTGTTCTGACCATGCTGGCGATTGTGTGCTTGCCACGACAGTTCCACACCATGGTGGTAGAGAATGAAAGGCCACAAGATCTACATACTGCACGTTGGTTATTCCCTGTTTATCTGATCCTGATGGGGCTGTTTGTGCTGCCGATTGCGTGGGCAGGACAAGGGTTACTGACGGGCATGCCTGCGGATACCTATGTGATCAGTCTGCCAATGGCTGAAGGAGCTAACAATATTGCTTTGCTGGCATTCCTTGGCGGTACTTCAGCGGCGAGTGGCATGGTGATCGTTTCTACGATTGCACTGGCGATTATGGTGTCTAATGACTTGGTGATGCCGTTATTGCTGCGCCGTATGCGACTGACTCAGCGTACTCACCGACACTTCTCTGGGTTGCTGCTGGTGATCCGTCGCGCATTAATTTTACTGTTGCTGCTGGGAGCATGGGGCTTTTATCAAGCTTTAGATAGTATCCACTCACTCTCTGCGATAGGTTTTCTCTCGTTTGCTGCCATCGCACAATTTGCTCCAGCACTGATTGGTGGTATGTACTGGCGACTGGGCAACCGCAAAGGTGTCTATGTTGGTTTGTTGTTCGGCTCCCTGATTTGGTTGATCACTTTAATGAGCCAAACCAGTATGTTGGCAGGCGATCAGGAGAGTAATTTACTGCTGTGGCTTATCACGCCACCTGACCTACTGGCTAACTGGGATGTTAGTAGCTCTAACTGGGGTATCGTGCTCAGTATTACTGTGAACACACTCTGTTATGTGGTGATATCTCTGTCGACAAGGCCAAGCCTAAGTGAGCGCTTACAATCGGCGGCATTCGTTGGTGCCCCGTTACCTGAAAACGAAAACATGAGCCTCTACCAGAGCCGTGTGACGGTTGCTGAGCTAGAGATGCTCGCCTCACGCTTTGTAGGGCGCAAGCGTGCGAAAAGTGCCTTTCAGGCGTATTGGCAGCAGCAAGGTCGGCCATTGCTGCCCAACCAGCAATCTCCCGCCAGTTTGATCCGACATGCTGAACGTGTGCTCGCCGGTGTGTTTGGAGCCTCTTCAGCTAAGTTAGTACTTACTTCCGCTCTGCAGGGAAGAAACATGCAGCTCGAAGAGGTCGCGACCATCGTTGATGAGGCCTCTGAACTGTATGACTTCAGTCGTGGGTTATTGCAAGGGGCGATTGAACATATCGGTCAAGGCATTGCGGTAGTTGATCAACAATTACGTTTAGTGGCATGGAACCAGCGTTATCTTGAGTTGTTTGTATTCCCTAGCGGACTGATTCAGGTCGGTAGGCCAATAGCCGATGTGATTCGACACAATGCCGAACAAGGCTTGTGTGGGCCGGGCGATCCGGAAGACCACGTTAAGCGACGCATCTTTCACCTTGAGCAAGGTACCCGTCATACCTCTTCACGCGTGAGACCAGATGGCAGAGTAATCGAAGTGCAAGGTAACCCGATGCCAAGTGGTGGGTTTGTGATGAGCTTTACCGACATCACGGTGTTTAGACAAGCGGAGCAGGCGCTGAAAGACGCCAACGAAAGTCTAGAAAGTCGCGTCCACGAGCGTACGCAAGAGCTCGAAAAGCTCAACCAACGTTTGGTGAAAGCAACGCAAGTATCAGAGCAGGAATCACAATCCAAGTCGCGCTTTTTGGCCGCTGTGAGTCACGACTTGATGCAGCCATTGAATGCGGCACGTTTGTTCGCTTCATCGCTATCTGAGGTAGCAAAAGAGCAAGAGGTTAAGCAACTCTCTTCGCATATCGAGAGTGCGCTGGGTGCGGCAGAGGATTTGATTGGTGACCTGCTTGATATCTCGCGCCTTGAGTCCGGCAAGCTAGAAACCAACGTTCATGGCTTCGCGATCAATGATGTCTTGTCCAATCTCAACGCAGAATTTAGCGCTTTGGCAGGGCAACAAAATATCGATTTCCATATGGTGCCATCATCGCTGTTTATTCAGTCGGATCCGAAACTGCTGCGTCGCGTGATTCAGAACTTTTTGACCAATGCCTTCCGTTATAACCCTAGTGGTAAAGTTGTGTTGGGCGCACGGCGCGTGAATGGTCGAGTGCGAATCGATGTGTGGGATAACGGCACTGGTATCGATGAAGATAAGCAGCAAGAGATCTTTGAAGAGTTCACTCGTGGTAGCCAAGTGCGTTCAGATCAAGGGCTAGGGCTAGGCTTGGCGATTTCAAAAGGGATCGCACACGTCCTTGGACATGAAATTTCGATGCGCTCTTGGCCGGACGAGGGCAGCGTGTTCTCGATTACCTTGCCACGGGCTGAGAAGGTAGTGGCTGCACCACAAGTCGCGGCACCGACCGTCAACAGCGAGATAGCGCAACTGAAAATTCTGTGTGTGGATAACGAGCGTGACATTCTGGTCGGTATGGAGAATCTGATTGGTCGCTGGGGATGCGATGTGCGAACTGCGGGGGATCTGGTCGAGAGCTTGAAGTGTCTGGAAGACAGTTGGCAACCGGACGTGATCTTCTCGGATTATCGACTCGATAACGGGCGCACTGGCCTCGAAGTTCTGCAGCAATGTCGCTTGAGACTGGGTGATAGCTTCGAAGGAGTGATCATTAGTGCTGATCGTACTGATGACATGTTAGCGGCAATCAAAGCGCATGGTTTTAGTTTTATTGCCAAGCCAGTTAAGCCACTGAAACTCAGGGCTGTGCTCAATCGTGTCGCTTAA
- a CDS encoding class II fumarate hydratase has translation MTQEFRIEKDSMGEVKVPANALYQAQTQRAADNFSFSSHTMPASFIQALAFIKQSAANTNAQLGHLEGDIAHAIIDASQEIIDGQHLEQFPVDVYQTGSGTSSNMNANEVIATLASRALQGDVSPNDHVNMGQSSNDVVPTAIQVSVALTVEKQLLPALAHLSDVLATKQMQVADVVKTGRTHLMDAMPITLSQELGGWKFQIDHAKQGIESSLEAVKALAQGGTAVGTGINADPRFADAFAHNLSQTTKLQFSSSENFFFNLSSQDAIVALSGQLKTAAVAIMKIANDLRWMNSGPLAGLGEIELQALQPGSSIMPGKVNPVIPEAAAMAAAQVIGNDTTITVAGQSGNFQLNVMLPVIAHNVLESIELLSNSSVALADKAVATFTVRQDNLDEALAKNPILVTALNPVIGYLKAAEIAKMAYKEGLSILDVAERETDIPREELASLLNPSQLTKGGIAG, from the coding sequence ATGACCCAAGAATTTCGAATCGAAAAAGACAGCATGGGTGAAGTAAAAGTACCAGCCAATGCACTTTACCAAGCACAAACCCAGCGCGCCGCTGATAACTTCTCTTTCAGTTCGCACACAATGCCTGCAAGCTTCATTCAAGCACTCGCTTTCATCAAACAGTCCGCCGCTAACACCAATGCTCAATTGGGTCATCTTGAGGGTGATATTGCTCATGCGATTATCGATGCAAGCCAAGAGATCATCGATGGCCAACACCTTGAACAGTTCCCTGTGGATGTTTACCAAACCGGTTCAGGCACCAGTTCCAATATGAATGCCAACGAGGTTATCGCAACGTTGGCTTCACGCGCACTGCAAGGCGATGTTAGCCCGAATGACCACGTGAATATGGGGCAAAGCAGTAACGATGTTGTACCGACAGCAATCCAAGTCAGCGTGGCACTAACGGTAGAGAAGCAGCTACTGCCAGCCCTTGCGCACTTATCAGATGTGTTAGCCACCAAACAGATGCAGGTTGCCGATGTGGTGAAGACAGGCCGCACTCACCTAATGGATGCCATGCCAATCACCCTCTCTCAGGAATTAGGTGGTTGGAAATTCCAAATTGACCATGCAAAACAAGGCATTGAATCGAGCTTGGAGGCAGTAAAAGCACTCGCTCAGGGTGGAACGGCCGTCGGCACCGGGATCAACGCCGATCCACGATTTGCTGATGCCTTCGCGCACAACCTATCTCAAACAACGAAACTGCAATTCAGTTCGAGCGAAAACTTCTTCTTCAATCTCAGCAGCCAAGATGCGATCGTTGCCCTATCTGGACAGCTTAAAACGGCAGCAGTTGCGATCATGAAGATCGCAAACGATCTTCGTTGGATGAACTCTGGTCCATTGGCGGGTCTTGGCGAAATTGAACTGCAAGCTCTGCAGCCAGGCTCCTCTATCATGCCGGGCAAGGTAAACCCTGTGATTCCAGAAGCAGCAGCAATGGCGGCGGCGCAAGTGATTGGTAACGACACCACCATCACAGTCGCAGGTCAATCTGGCAACTTCCAGCTCAATGTGATGCTGCCAGTCATTGCACATAATGTGCTTGAAAGCATCGAACTGCTGAGCAACAGCTCGGTGGCACTGGCAGATAAAGCCGTAGCGACCTTCACCGTTCGTCAAGACAACCTTGATGAAGCCTTAGCGAAGAACCCAATTCTAGTGACGGCGCTCAACCCAGTTATTGGTTACCTAAAAGCGGCTGAGATTGCTAAGATGGCTTACAAAGAAGGTCTATCAATCTTAGATGTAGCGGAACGTGAAACCGATATTCCACGTGAAGAACTAGCGAGCTTATTGAACCCAAGCCAGCTGACTAAAGGCGGGATTGCAGGCTGA
- a CDS encoding sodium:solute symporter family protein gives MDIQTWTFILVGITFALYIGIAIWARAGSTSEFYVAGGGVHPVANGMATAADWMSAASFISMAGIISFVGYDGAVYLMGWTGGYVLLALCLAPYLRKFGQFTVPDFIGERYYSKTARMVAVFCAIFVSFTYVAGQMRGVGVVFSRFLEVDINLGIIIGMGIVFFYAVLGGMKGITYTQVAQFCVLIFAFLVPAIFTSIMMTGNPLPQIGMGSTISGTDVYLLDKLDGLTEELGFTAYTEGNKSMVDVFFICAALMVGTAGLPHVIIRFFTVPKVRDARISAGWALLFISLLYTTAPGVAAFARVNMIETINGPDMQGVPAAEAPSWYKNWESTGLVGWEDKNGDGKMFYSGDERNEMKINRDIIVLASPELAKLPNWVVALLAAGGLAAALSTAAGLLLVISTSISHDLLKKGFRPNMSDKQELLAARLAAMVAIIGAGYLGINPPGFVAQVVAFAFGLAAASFFPAIILGIFYKKMNKEGAIAGMLAGILFTASYIIYFKFINPAASTPDNWWFGISPEGIGTLGMCLNFVVSIAVNKVTAEVPQDVQEMVENIRYPKGAGAAHDH, from the coding sequence ATGGATATTCAAACTTGGACGTTTATTCTCGTCGGTATCACTTTCGCACTGTATATCGGCATCGCAATCTGGGCTCGTGCAGGCTCAACCAGTGAGTTCTACGTTGCGGGCGGTGGTGTACACCCAGTAGCAAACGGCATGGCAACCGCCGCGGACTGGATGTCGGCAGCGTCATTCATCTCAATGGCAGGTATCATCTCATTCGTTGGTTACGACGGTGCGGTATACCTAATGGGTTGGACAGGTGGTTATGTACTACTTGCACTCTGTTTGGCACCTTACCTACGTAAGTTCGGTCAGTTTACGGTTCCTGATTTCATCGGTGAGCGTTACTACTCGAAAACAGCGCGTATGGTAGCGGTATTCTGTGCGATCTTCGTATCGTTCACGTACGTTGCAGGCCAGATGCGTGGTGTGGGTGTTGTATTCTCGCGTTTCCTAGAGGTTGATATCAACCTAGGTATCATCATCGGTATGGGTATTGTGTTCTTCTACGCAGTACTTGGCGGCATGAAAGGCATCACTTATACGCAGGTAGCTCAATTCTGTGTCCTCATTTTCGCTTTCCTTGTGCCAGCTATCTTTACGTCAATCATGATGACAGGTAACCCTCTTCCACAAATCGGTATGGGTTCAACGATTTCAGGAACGGACGTTTACCTGCTCGATAAACTGGATGGGTTAACCGAAGAGCTCGGATTTACCGCCTATACCGAAGGTAATAAGAGCATGGTGGATGTATTCTTCATCTGTGCAGCTCTAATGGTGGGTACTGCGGGTCTACCACACGTAATCATCCGTTTCTTCACGGTACCAAAAGTACGTGATGCTCGTATCTCAGCGGGTTGGGCACTACTGTTCATCTCACTACTTTACACAACAGCACCAGGTGTAGCAGCGTTTGCTCGTGTAAACATGATTGAGACAATCAACGGTCCTGACATGCAAGGTGTTCCAGCAGCAGAAGCTCCAAGCTGGTACAAAAACTGGGAAAGCACTGGTCTAGTAGGCTGGGAAGATAAGAATGGCGATGGCAAGATGTTCTACTCGGGCGATGAGCGCAACGAGATGAAGATCAACCGTGACATCATCGTACTTGCTTCTCCAGAGCTTGCGAAACTACCAAACTGGGTTGTAGCACTATTGGCAGCCGGTGGCCTTGCAGCCGCACTATCAACAGCAGCAGGTCTACTACTGGTAATCTCAACATCCATCTCGCATGACTTGTTGAAGAAAGGGTTTAGACCAAACATGAGCGACAAGCAGGAATTGTTAGCCGCTCGTCTGGCAGCAATGGTCGCGATTATTGGTGCAGGTTACTTGGGTATTAACCCACCAGGCTTCGTAGCACAGGTAGTAGCGTTTGCATTCGGCTTAGCCGCAGCATCCTTCTTCCCAGCGATTATCCTAGGTATCTTCTACAAGAAGATGAACAAGGAAGGTGCAATTGCAGGTATGTTGGCGGGTATCCTATTCACAGCGTCATACATCATCTACTTCAAGTTCATCAACCCAGCAGCAAGCACGCCAGACAACTGGTGGTTCGGTATCAGCCCAGAGGGCATCGGTACGCTAGGTATGTGTCTGAACTTCGTAGTATCTATCGCGGTGAACAAGGTTACAGCTGAAGTACCACAAGATGTACAAGAGATGGTAGAGAACATCCGTTACCCTAAAGGTGCAGGTGCAGCTCACGACCACTAA
- a CDS encoding MarC family protein has product MLTSIIITQFVVLWAVIDPIGSVPVYLSQTQHLTPKQRRAVALKAIAIATGVLLFFLIAGQLLLEAMQIPLPAFQAAGGLVLLLFALTMIFGESKPEQEQKISEEVCSKQLSDLAVYPLAIPSIASPGAMMAIVMLTDNNRYSLIDQSITAGVMVLVLVITLLLLLGATKIQKVIGNVGAAIISRVMGLILAAVAVNNLLMGIKDFYL; this is encoded by the coding sequence TTGCTTACTAGTATCATCATTACTCAATTTGTCGTTCTTTGGGCGGTCATCGACCCAATTGGCTCCGTTCCTGTTTATCTATCACAAACACAGCATCTAACACCTAAACAGCGCCGCGCCGTTGCCCTTAAAGCGATCGCCATCGCCACTGGTGTACTGCTCTTTTTCCTTATCGCAGGCCAATTGCTTCTAGAAGCGATGCAGATCCCACTACCCGCCTTCCAAGCTGCTGGCGGACTCGTGCTGCTGCTGTTTGCGTTGACCATGATTTTTGGTGAGAGTAAGCCAGAGCAAGAACAGAAGATCTCAGAAGAGGTGTGCAGTAAGCAACTTTCCGATCTTGCCGTTTACCCACTGGCTATCCCTTCTATTGCCTCACCTGGCGCTATGATGGCGATTGTGATGCTGACGGACAATAATCGTTACTCATTGATCGACCAGAGTATTACCGCGGGTGTTATGGTGTTAGTGCTGGTTATCACCTTATTGCTGCTACTGGGCGCCACGAAGATCCAGAAGGTGATTGGGAATGTCGGCGCCGCCATCATCAGCCGTGTCATGGGACTTATTCTTGCAGCGGTTGCAGTAAACAACCTCCTGATGGGTATCAAAGACTTCTATCTGTAA
- a CDS encoding DUF4212 domain-containing protein codes for MAFESTEHAQAYWKENLGIMGTLLAIWFAVSYGAGILFVDALNTVQLGGFKLGFWFAQQGSIYTFVALIFIYVVRMNALDKKYNVQED; via the coding sequence ATGGCGTTCGAATCAACAGAACATGCTCAAGCCTATTGGAAGGAAAACTTGGGAATTATGGGGACTCTGCTGGCCATCTGGTTTGCAGTGTCTTACGGCGCTGGCATCTTATTTGTCGATGCGCTTAACACCGTACAACTAGGCGGTTTCAAGCTAGGGTTTTGGTTCGCTCAACAAGGGTCGATCTACACCTTTGTCGCCTTAATCTTTATTTACGTAGTGCGTATGAATGCGCTCGACAAGAAATACAACGTACAGGAAGACTAG
- a CDS encoding response regulator produces the protein MDSTYTIIIADDHPLFRNALFQSVHMAISGANLLEADSLDALLALLKKEDEPDLLLLDLKMPGANGMSGLIQLRAEYPDLPIVVISASEDASVVTQVKSHGAFGFIPKSSDMRELVSALNQVLNGDPFFPEGLITNNAACSDLAEKIATLTPQQYKVLGMLSDGLLNKQIAYELNVSEATIKAHMTAIFRKLDVKNRTQAVILLQQMETES, from the coding sequence TGCTGATGACCACCCTCTGTTTCGTAACGCCTTGTTTCAGTCAGTGCATATGGCGATCAGTGGCGCGAACCTTCTAGAAGCGGATTCTTTAGATGCTTTGCTGGCACTACTCAAGAAAGAAGACGAGCCAGATCTGCTACTACTCGACCTCAAAATGCCGGGTGCTAATGGCATGTCGGGACTTATTCAACTGAGAGCTGAATACCCAGATCTACCTATCGTGGTTATCTCTGCCAGCGAAGACGCTAGCGTTGTAACTCAGGTGAAGAGTCACGGTGCATTTGGCTTTATCCCTAAATCAAGTGATATGCGCGAACTCGTTAGCGCTCTCAATCAGGTCTTAAATGGCGACCCCTTCTTCCCTGAAGGCTTAATCACCAACAATGCTGCATGCAGCGATTTGGCGGAAAAAATTGCGACCCTAACACCACAGCAATACAAGGTTTTAGGGATGTTGTCTGATGGTCTGCTTAACAAACAAATTGCCTATGAACTCAATGTTTCTGAAGCAACCATCAAAGCCCATATGACTGCTATCTTCCGTAAACTGGACGTGAAAAACCGTACTCAAGCGGTGATCTTGTTGCAGCAAATGGAGACCGAAAGTTAA